A single genomic interval of Arachis duranensis cultivar V14167 chromosome 7, aradu.V14167.gnm2.J7QH, whole genome shotgun sequence harbors:
- the LOC107496453 gene encoding serine/threonine-protein phosphatase 5 has translation MEADNSNISKAEEFKRSANEAFNAHRFTQAIELYTQAIELNDKNAVYYANRAFAHLRLEEYGSAIQDATRAIEVDPKYSKGYYRRGAAHLAMGKFKEALKDFQQVKKMCPNDTDASKKLKECEKAVMKLKFEEAIAVPEHQRRPIADSIDFHSIDVEPQYSGARIDGDVVTLDFVKKMMDDFKNQKCLHKRYAFQIVLQTREMLKALPSLVDINVPDGKHFTVCGDVHGQYYDLLNIFELNGLPSEENPYLFNGDFVDRGSFSVEVILTLFAFKCMCPSGMYLARGNHESKNMNKIYGFEGEVRSKLNETFVELFSEVFCCLPLAHLINEKIFIVHGGLFSVDGVKLSDIRAIDRFCEPPEEGLMCELLWSDPQPLPGRGPSKRGVGLSFGADVTKRFLQDNNLDLVVRSHEVKDEGYEIDHDGKLITVFSAPNYCDQMGNKGAFIKFEAPALKPNIVTFSAVPHPDVKPMAYANNFLRLFS, from the exons ATGGAAGCTGACAATTCTAACATTTCAAAAGCTGAAGAATTCAAGCGCTCTGCGAATGAAGCATTCAATG CTCACAGATTTACTCAAGCTATTGAACTATATACGCAAGCAATTGAACTAAACGATAAAAATGCGGTTTACTATGCTAATCGTGCCTTTGCGCATCTTCGGCTTGAGGAATACGGTAGTGCCATACAAGATGCTACAAGGGCTATTGAAGTTGATCCTAAATACTCAAAG GGGTATTATAGGCGAGGTGCAGCTCATCTTGCTATGGGAAAATTCAAGGAGGCTCTAAAAGATTTTCAGCAG GTCAAGAAAATGTGCCCAAATGACACTGATGCatcaaagaaattgaaggaGTGTGAAAAAGCTGTTATGAAACTTAAATTTGAAGAAGCAATTGCTGTGCCAGAGCATCAAAGACGTCCAATAGCTGACTCCATAGATTTCCATTCTATAG ATGTGGAGCCACAATATTCAGGAGCAAGAATAGACGGGGATGTTGTTACTTTGGATTTTGTGAAGAAAATGATGGATGATTTCAAGAATCAAAAGTGCTTACACAAACG TTATGCATTCCAGATTGTATTGCAAACCAGAGAAATGTTGAAAGCTTTGCCTTCTCTTGTTGATATAAATGTTCCTGATGGCAAACATTTTACTGTTTGTGGTGATGTGCATGGCCAG TACTATGATCTCTTGAATATTTTTGAGCTCAATGGGCTTCCCTCTGAAGAGAATCCATACCTATTTAATGGTGACTTTGTTGATAGAGGATCGTTTTCTGTGGAGGTCATCCTCACTTTGTTTGCATTTAAGTGCATGTGTCCTTCAG GCATGTATCTAGCTAGAGGAAATCATGAGAGTAAGAACATGAACAAGATATATGGTTTTGAGGGCGAGGTGCGCTCAAAGTTGAATGAAACATTCGTAGAACTGTTTTCAGAAGTATTTTGCTGTTTACCCTTGGCTCATTTGATAAATGAGAAAATTTTCATAGTTCATGGAGGTCTATTTAGTGTTGATGGGGTCAAACTGTCTGATATCCGAGCAATTGACCGATTCTGTGAGCCTCCAGAAGAAG GACTGATGTGTGAATTGCTTTGGAGTGATCCGCAACCACTCCCTGGAAGAGGTCCAAGCAAGAGGGGCGTAGGTCTCTCTTTCGGTGCGGATGTCACAAAAAGGTTTTTGCAAGATAATAACTTAG ATTTAGTTGTACGATCTCATGAAGTAAAGGATGAGGGATACGAGATTGATCATGATGGTAAACTCATAACTGTTTTCTCTGCTCCAAATTACTGTGACCAG ATGGGTAACAAAGGTGCCTTTATTAAGTTTGAAGCACCTGCTTTGAAGCCTAACATTGTTACATTCTCAGCAGTG CCACACCCTGATGTGAAGCCAATGGCTTATGCAAACAACTTTCTCAGGTTATTTTCATAG